The stretch of DNA TCTTCTCCACTGCCTGTGCAATTTTTGCATTGACCGTAACATCGGACGAATGTTTCGCTTTATAATTTCCTGCATCACTGTGAGTCATTTGTCTCTTCTCAACCCCCTGCTTTCATCTATTCTTTTCTGTTATCGATAACCCGGACCGCTTTGCCTTCACTTATGGGAAGGCTCCTCGGCTCGACCAGGTTAACTTTCGGTGTAATCAAAATGTCCGCTTTCAATTCATCAACGATCCTTTTTTTTAAATTTTCAAGCTGTTTTAAATCACCGTCAAAGAATTCCTTCTGTACCTCCACCTTGACAATCATATCATCATCATACCCTTCCCTTTCCAGAATAATGACAAAGTTAGTCCCCACGCCGGGTATCTCCATCAGCTTCTTTTCGATCTGGATGGGATAAATATTGACCCCCTTGAGAATCATCATATCATCGGTTCTTCCTTTGATACGGTCGATCCTCCGGTGAGTTCTCCCACATTCACACGGTCCGGGGATAATACGTGTCAGATCCTTTGTCCGATATCTGATAACGGGCATACCCTCCCTCATCAGGGTGGTCAAGACAAGTTCTCCCTCTTGCCCATCAGAAACGGGTTTAAGGGTTATTGGATCGATGATCTCCACAAAATAATGATCTTCCCAGATATGCATCCCGTTCTGATAGGGACATTCAAAAGACACCCCCGGCCCATTCATCTCGGAAAGGCCGTAGGAATTGTATGCTTTCAGCCCGTAAATCTCCTCAATTACTTTTCTCATCTTTTCAGAATGCGGTTCAGCCCCGATAAAAGCGATCCTTAGTTTTGTATCTTTCCTGGGATCAACCTTTAATTCCTCAAAAACCCTTGAGAGATGAAGGGCATAGCTCGGTATTATATGGATAACCGTTGTCTCAAAATCACGCATCAGTTGAATCTGACGTTTGCTATTGCCCGCCCCTGACGGTATTACCAGAGCCCCAACTTTTTCGGCGGCATAGTGAAAACCAAGACCGCCCGTGAAAAGACCGTACGTCATCATGTTCTGGAAGACATCGTCCTTTCTCATGCCCGCCATATAGATGCAGCGGGCCAAGACATTCGTCCATGCCTGGATGTCGCTTGCTGTATGAAATACTACCGTAGCCCGGCCGGTCGTTCCTGAAGACACATGCATTCTGATCAATTCAGACTTTGGAACAGCAAGAAGACCATACGGCCAGTTTTCTCTCAAATCATCCTTTGTGGTAAAAGGAATCTTTTTGATAACATCAAGAGAGTCTATCTGTTCCGTATCCAGTCCAATGTCCCGGAAAAGTTTTCCATAATAGATGGATTTCTTCGCATTTTTGACGATCTCCTTAAATTGTGCGAGCTGGAAGGCCTCCAGCGTTGCTCGATCCATCGTTTCAATATCTTTTTCCCAGTACATATCAGGCCTCCATGGTTCTCTCGGGTGTCACTCTTACAATTCGTTCAAAGTTTTATCAAGGCAAATCTATCAATAACTGCATTAACCAATCTTTTAGACCTTGTAAACGGACACACCGGGGTAGAGAGGATTTTTTTGTTGCAACATGGAGTGATAAACTTGTATAGACAGCTAAAAATTTACCGTGAGTAGAAATTTGCGCGACTTCACCAGAACAGATAACCTCTCAGACAGGATAAAAAGCAGAAAACTCCAGGGCATCGCCGAAAAGGTCGTGAAGGGAGTACCGGTGAATGAGTCCGATACTCTTATCATGCTTGCCACACACGACATTCTGGAACTGGGATTGATCGCCCATTTCCTTAAGACAAAACTGCATGGCGA from Deltaproteobacteria bacterium encodes:
- a CDS encoding phenylacetate--CoA ligase, producing MYWEKDIETMDRATLEAFQLAQFKEIVKNAKKSIYYGKLFRDIGLDTEQIDSLDVIKKIPFTTKDDLRENWPYGLLAVPKSELIRMHVSSGTTGRATVVFHTASDIQAWTNVLARCIYMAGMRKDDVFQNMMTYGLFTGGLGFHYAAEKVGALVIPSGAGNSKRQIQLMRDFETTVIHIIPSYALHLSRVFEELKVDPRKDTKLRIAFIGAEPHSEKMRKVIEEIYGLKAYNSYGLSEMNGPGVSFECPYQNGMHIWEDHYFVEIIDPITLKPVSDGQEGELVLTTLMREGMPVIRYRTKDLTRIIPGPCECGRTHRRIDRIKGRTDDMMILKGVNIYPIQIEKKLMEIPGVGTNFVIILEREGYDDDMIVKVEVQKEFFDGDLKQLENLKKRIVDELKADILITPKVNLVEPRSLPISEGKAVRVIDNRKE